From Phragmites australis chromosome 5, lpPhrAust1.1, whole genome shotgun sequence, a single genomic window includes:
- the LOC133918466 gene encoding uncharacterized protein LOC133918466 gives MALRALYNEIRGMKVREVPGYLKPRLTLENVKKSTNQAVDRYIEKYIETGSPEPLFHVCFGGMAFSYLVNLPWERAHLAHLEELEKHGGKH, from the coding sequence ATGGCGCTGCGAGCCCTGTACAACGAGATCCGGGGGATGAAGGTCCGCGAGGTGCCGGGGTACCTGAAGCCGCGGCTCACCTTGGAGAACGTCAAGAAGAGCACCAACCAGGCCGTCGACCGCTACATCGAGAAGTACATCGAGACCGGGTCGCCGGAACCGCTCTTCCACGTCTGCTTCGGCgggatggccttctcctaccTCGTCAACCTACCCTGGGAGCGCGCCCACCTCGCCCACCTCGAGGAGCTCGAGAAGCACGGCGGGAAGCACTAG
- the LOC133918467 gene encoding uncharacterized protein LOC133918467, with protein sequence MDSLLASYASSDDDADETTPARTPAPVPAAAPGGEAGARPAAASFRGGGSSIFSSLPQPKSAPLFSSLPAPKSGPTFSAIPPHNSSGNPKRVVQYRPQPIRQPTGDSSDDEEDDAKKRRASAAEARPPVSVGSGPVSSFLPPPKHSLGLGSGAGAGARRSAIDTAALERSNLGAAVPSSSVANTGAPERPDAGAADDDDSDDSGSEEDMPVPEQQEGHEEQQRFDAGAGQQQQQGYDAGVGSTSGYEAYAWDPNYYAQYGANYGLDPSGNVNYATGAEYAAYGGEQSGGYVHSQGGEGGGYGHVAAAPYGVDCTGGYGHEVAATTLPPAQEPVLPPVVGRIGGKRGRNDIPVEIVEVNQAELMKNRPKQDKSKLTGLAFGPSYQPAPSAKGRPSKLHKRKHQIGTLFYDMKSKEMELAERRSKGFLTKAETQAKYGW encoded by the exons ATGGACTCGCTCCTCGCCAGCTACGCCTCATCCGACGACGACGCCGACGAAACCACACCTGCCCGTACCCCCGCTCCGGTCCCTGCCGCGGCCCCGGGCGGCGAGGCGGGCGCGAGGCCCGCCGCCGCATCCttccgcggcggcggcagcagcatcTTCTCCTCGCTCCCGCAGCCTAAGTCCGCccccctcttctcctccctcccgGCGCCCAAATCCGGCCCCACCTTCTCCGCCATCCCGCCCCACAATTCCTCCGGAAACCCTAAGCGCGTCGTCCAGTACCGCCCGCAGCCGATCCGGCAGCCCACCGGCGACAGctccgacgacgaggaggacgacgcTAAGAAGcgccgcgccagcgccgccgagGCGCGCCCACCCGTGTCTGTTGGCTCGGGGCCCGTGTCCTCGTTCCTTCCGCCGCCGAAGCACTCTCTCGGGCTCGGCTCCGGGGCCGGGGCCGGCGCCAGGAGGTCGGCCATAGATACGGCTGCGCTGGAGAGATCAAATCTTGGCGCCGCTGTGCCTTCAAGTTCGGTTGCCAACACGGGAGCGCCAGAAAGGCCTGATGCTGGTGCTGCCGATGACGACGATTCAGATGATAGCGGCAGTGAGGAGGACATGCCTGTGCCGGAGCAGCAGGAGGGGCACGAAGAACAGCAGCGTTTCGATGCTGGAGCTggacagcagcaacagcaaggcTATGATGCTGGAGTTGGGAGCACCAGTGGGTATGAAGCCTATGCTTGGGATCCAAACTACTACGCTCAATATGGTGCGAATTATGGCTTGGATCCTAGTGGCAATGTGAATTATGCGACTGGAGCAGAGTATGCTGCATATGGAGGAGAGCAAAGTGGTGGTTATGTTCATTCACAGGGAGGAGAGGGTGGTGGATACGGGCATGTGGCAGCGGCGCCATACGGAGTAGATTGTACTGGAGGATATGGGCATGAGGTGGCAGCAACAACATTGCCACCAGCGCAAGAACCTGTATTGCCACCAGTGGTGGGTAGGATTGGAGGGAAGAGGGGTAGGAATGATATACCGGTGGAGATTGTAGAGGTAAACCAAGCAGAGTTGATGAAGAACCGACCAAAGCAGGATAAGTCCAAGCTCACTGGATTGGCCTTTGGTCCTAGTTACCAG CCTGCCCCTTCAGCGAAGGGAAGGCCATCCAAGTTGCATAAAAGGAAGCATCAGATTGGCACTCTATTCTATGACATGAAGTCAAAGGAGATGGAGCTCGCTGAGAGGCGCTCTAAGGGCTTTCTTACAAAAGCAGAAACTCAAGCGAAATACGGTTGGTGA